In Chloroflexota bacterium, the sequence CCTGACCCCTGCTACGATGCTCGGGCTGGTGCTGCTGGTGGTCGGGCTGCTGCCGTTCGGCCGGCGGATTCCCGCTGGCTGGAGCGCACGGCTCGCCATCCTCGGCGTGTTCATCGTGCTGTTCATCCTGATGATGGCCTCCGCGCCGAAGAAGTTCGACCGCTACCTGCTGCCAGTCTTCCCGACCGTCGAGGTTCTGGCGGCTGTCGGGTTCTGGCTGCTGCTCCGACGGATCAGGAACGGCGCGGGCATCAAGGCGCTGCCGGCCCTGCTGCTGGTGCTCGGTGTCTCGCAGGCGGTCCTGTCGGCCTACGTCTACCCCTACTACCTGGCCTACTACACCCCGCTGCTCGGCGGCGGCGTGGCGGCCCGACGAACGTTCGTCGTGGGCTGGGGCGAGGGGCTGGACATCGTGACGGACTACCTGAACAAGAAGCCCGACGCCGAGCGCATGACGGTCGCTGGCTTCTACCCGCGCGTGATGAGCGCCCAGTTTAAGGGCACCGTCCTCTCAGACAAGCAGTACGACGCGGCCATGGCCGACTACATCGTGCTGTACGTCAACGCCGTCCAGCGTGACCTTGCCAGCCGCCTGCGGATGGTGACCCGGGGCAAGCGCAGCGAGATGGTCGTCAAGATCAACGGCATCGAGTACGCCCGCCTGTTCGCCGTGCCGCCGCCGCCGCGCCGCAACGCCGCCGGCACCGAGATGGCCCGCAGCCTGCGCCTCGAACGGGCCTTCCTGAAGTCGGACGAGCGCCCGTACCTCAAGTCGGACGATCTCAACCCCGGCGACACCATCGAGATGACGTTGCGCTGGGCGGTCCTGCGGCCGATAGACGAGGATCTCCAGGCCGTCGTGCAGCTGGTGGACCTGAAGGGCAACGTCGTGGCCGAGGACGCGCTGCCGGTCGGCGGGCCGGACAGCCGCACCTCGACGATGAAGCCGAACGACATCGCCATCGACGCCCACCGGATCCTGCTGCCGAACGCCATCGCAGAGTACAACGTGGTGGTTGGCGTGCGACGGCCGAGCGGCGAGTGGGTGGAGATCACATCCGTCCCCGAGCGGCTCGCGCAGGAAGCTCGGCGATTCCCGTCGCGCGTCGTCGTCGACAGCGTCGACGCGAAGTAGCGCCGTCCGCGAGGACGCGCGAGAGGGCCGGCCGATGGTCTCTGTCGAAGCAGCCGAGCGCGCCCGCGAGCCTCTGTCGTCGGACGGGGCGTCTGGGCCGTGGTCTGGCGGCTCGGGCCGGGCCGGCCCGGCACGCCGGAGCCTGCCGGCCACGGTCCTGACCGTCACCTTCCTGGTGGCGCTCGTGGCCCGACTGCTGGCGCACGACCTCGTCATCACCGCCGACGAGGACAACTGGATGCGGCGGGCGGGCGGCTTCACGTTCGGCATCCTGAACGGCCAGCTCGGGCGGACCTATCAGAACGGCCACCCGGGCGTCA encodes:
- a CDS encoding glycosyltransferase family 39 protein, with amino-acid sequence MSSGTLERIGPLAGASRGTAATVRAQTTARTRALVIASAVVLFLVALYPRMINLTGYLTTDEGNWMGRTALFTRGLTQNIPTDTYQSGHPGVMTMWSSLIGMGPARALALVEYVRPDGLEKAPNYLETLHLARRTFAVLTSFGVVVIALLSWRLFGAGVGLIAGVLLALEPFFLAHSVVAHVDSNITTWMTVCIFSAMIYFWAGGSISFLILSGVAAGLAFLSKAPSAFLPIFVPIIALGSMIARKQLGNGPAWVRLVRDGLAWGVLALVVAMLLWPSFRTDPIGTLRQMIDYTETVGGSDHENFFMGQPVGDPGPLYYVVALAFRLTPATMLGLVLLVVGLLPFGRRIPAGWSARLAILGVFIVLFILMMASAPKKFDRYLLPVFPTVEVLAAVGFWLLLRRIRNGAGIKALPALLLVLGVSQAVLSAYVYPYYLAYYTPLLGGGVAARRTFVVGWGEGLDIVTDYLNKKPDAERMTVAGFYPRVMSAQFKGTVLSDKQYDAAMADYIVLYVNAVQRDLASRLRMVTRGKRSEMVVKINGIEYARLFAVPPPPRRNAAGTEMARSLRLERAFLKSDERPYLKSDDLNPGDTIEMTLRWAVLRPIDEDLQAVVQLVDLKGNVVAEDALPVGGPDSRTSTMKPNDIAIDAHRILLPNAIAEYNVVVGVRRPSGEWVEITSVPERLAQEARRFPSRVVVDSVDAK